One stretch of Cohnella algarum DNA includes these proteins:
- a CDS encoding acetylornithine transaminase: protein MSHLFPTYGRYPISIVKGKGSRLWDDQGKEYLDFMSGIAVTNLGHVPDRVKAALVAQLDQLWHVSNLYQIPNQEKAAKLLTDNSCADAVFFCNSGAEANEAAIKLARRYQQKVLGNGRHEIITFAQSFHGRTLATLTATGQDKVKEGFLPLPQGFVHVPLNDLQALEAAVNDRTAAVMLETVQAEGGVVPVDPAFLRSVRELCDRRGLLLILDEIQTGMGRTGKLFSYQHYGVEPDIFTLAKGLGSGFPVGAMLAKAPLIPAFNAGSHGSTFGGTPIAMAAVAATVETMLIEQAPERAAVAGELLMGKLRDALDGVPGVLEVRGKGLLVGIACDGPVADAVGELQRRGLLVIVAGPNVIRLLPNLLVTSEEIEEAVGLIAAVLKERAAVKPAAE, encoded by the coding sequence ATGAGCCATCTGTTCCCGACTTACGGCCGCTATCCGATTTCGATCGTCAAAGGCAAAGGAAGCCGACTGTGGGACGATCAGGGCAAAGAATATCTCGATTTTATGAGCGGCATCGCCGTTACGAATCTCGGACACGTTCCGGACCGGGTGAAGGCGGCGCTTGTCGCCCAATTGGATCAGCTGTGGCACGTGTCCAACCTGTATCAAATCCCGAACCAGGAAAAAGCGGCCAAGCTGCTGACGGACAATAGCTGCGCCGACGCCGTTTTTTTCTGCAACAGCGGAGCGGAGGCGAACGAAGCGGCGATCAAGCTGGCCCGCCGTTATCAGCAAAAGGTGCTCGGGAACGGGCGTCATGAAATCATTACCTTTGCGCAATCGTTCCATGGACGGACGCTCGCGACGCTGACCGCGACCGGCCAGGATAAAGTCAAGGAAGGCTTTTTGCCGCTGCCGCAAGGCTTCGTGCACGTGCCGCTGAACGATCTGCAGGCGCTCGAAGCGGCGGTGAACGACCGTACGGCGGCCGTCATGCTCGAAACGGTGCAGGCCGAAGGCGGCGTCGTGCCGGTCGATCCGGCGTTCCTGCGCTCCGTGCGGGAGCTGTGCGACCGCCGCGGATTGTTGCTCATCCTCGACGAAATCCAGACCGGCATGGGCCGCACGGGCAAGCTGTTCTCGTACCAGCATTACGGGGTGGAGCCGGATATTTTCACGCTGGCCAAAGGGCTCGGCAGCGGATTCCCGGTCGGGGCGATGCTGGCCAAGGCGCCGCTGATTCCGGCATTTAACGCCGGCTCGCACGGCTCGACGTTCGGCGGGACGCCGATCGCCATGGCGGCGGTCGCCGCCACGGTCGAGACGATGCTGATCGAGCAGGCGCCCGAACGGGCGGCCGTCGCAGGCGAGCTCCTGATGGGCAAGCTCCGCGACGCGCTTGACGGCGTGCCGGGCGTGCTCGAAGTTCGCGGCAAGGGGCTGCTCGTCGGCATCGCCTGCGACGGTCCCGTCGCGGACGCCGTCGGCGAACTGCAGCGCCGCGGGCTGCTCGTCATCGTGGCCGGTCCGAACGTGATCCGGCTGCTGCCGAACCTGCTCGTGACTTCGGAAGAAATCGAGGAAGCGGTCGGCCTGATCGCCGCCGTTTTGAAGGAGCGGGCCGCCGTCAAGCCTGCCGCCGAATAA
- the argB gene encoding acetylglutamate kinase yields the protein MARFVMKCGGSTLAALPDAFFEDLRELQEAGTEPVIVHGGGPAINETLGKLGIESRFANGLRVTDEATLDVVEMVLAGRINKEIVRKLQQNGAKAIGLSGTDGLLIRAQPVANADEIGFVGDVTEVNAGLIEGVIGLGYLPVIAPIGINGEGQRFNINADTAAGAVASGLGVDTMIVVTDVPGILRTENGAKRVLPQASFADIEEMIASGDIYGGMIPKVRAAMKCLHGAVREVLIVDGAEPRVLSRAVREGGIGTRIVRD from the coding sequence ATGGCACGTTTTGTGATGAAATGCGGAGGCAGCACGCTCGCCGCGCTGCCGGACGCTTTTTTCGAGGATTTGCGCGAGCTGCAGGAAGCGGGGACCGAACCGGTCATCGTGCACGGCGGGGGACCCGCGATCAATGAAACGCTCGGCAAGCTCGGCATCGAGAGCCGATTCGCGAACGGCTTGCGCGTCACCGACGAAGCGACGCTGGACGTCGTGGAAATGGTGCTGGCGGGCCGCATCAACAAGGAAATCGTCCGCAAGCTGCAGCAGAACGGAGCGAAAGCGATCGGCCTGTCCGGGACGGACGGCTTGCTCATTCGGGCGCAGCCGGTCGCGAACGCGGACGAGATCGGGTTCGTCGGCGACGTGACCGAGGTCAACGCCGGCCTGATCGAGGGCGTCATCGGGCTCGGCTATTTGCCGGTCATCGCTCCGATCGGGATCAACGGCGAAGGGCAGCGGTTCAACATTAACGCGGATACGGCGGCCGGCGCGGTGGCGAGCGGGCTGGGCGTCGACACGATGATCGTCGTGACCGACGTGCCCGGCATCCTGCGGACGGAAAACGGCGCAAAGCGCGTGCTTCCGCAGGCGTCGTTCGCGGACATCGAGGAGATGATCGCGAGCGGGGACATTTACGGCGGCATGATTCCGAAGGTTCGCGCGGCGATGAAGTGCCTGCACGGCGCCGTGCGGGAAGTGCTGATCGTCGACGGCGCGGAGCCGCGCGTGCTCAGCCGGGCCGTTCGCGAAGGCGGCATCGGAACCCGCATCGTACGGGATTGA
- the argJ gene encoding bifunctional glutamate N-acetyltransferase/amino-acid acetyltransferase ArgJ has translation MGKTFEIIPDGGVTTPKGFKAGGLHCGLKKTDRNDLGAIVCEVPAAAAAVYTTNLFQAAPLQVTRESLAEEGALRAVVVNSGNANACTGKQGEDDARTMRAELAEALGVPKHQVAVASTGVIGELLKMDRVSSGIAALPGKLSGDEAGADEFCQAILTTDLVKKTACVRLDVDGRAVTIAGAAKGSGMIHPNMATMLGFVTTDAAIPASALQELLREVTDATFNMITVDGDTSTNDMLVAMASGLAGNRELSRGHADWEAFADGFRYVCQELAKAIARDGEGATKLIETTVSGARSDESARAIAKTIIGSSLVKSAMFGADANWGRIIAAVGRAGVPVNVHTVDIRLGDISVLEQSRPVPFDEEAALEYLKGSDTVAIRVELNDGSGSAVAWGCDLTYDYVRINAAYRT, from the coding sequence ATGGGGAAGACGTTTGAAATCATTCCGGACGGCGGCGTTACGACGCCGAAAGGCTTTAAAGCCGGCGGCCTGCACTGCGGCCTGAAGAAAACCGACCGCAACGACCTGGGAGCGATCGTCTGCGAAGTGCCGGCGGCGGCGGCGGCGGTGTACACGACGAATTTGTTTCAGGCGGCGCCGCTGCAGGTGACCCGCGAAAGTCTCGCCGAGGAGGGCGCGCTGCGCGCCGTCGTCGTGAACAGCGGCAACGCGAACGCCTGCACCGGCAAGCAAGGGGAGGACGATGCCCGGACGATGCGCGCGGAATTGGCGGAAGCGCTCGGCGTTCCCAAGCACCAGGTGGCGGTGGCGTCCACCGGCGTCATCGGCGAATTGCTGAAAATGGACCGCGTGTCTTCCGGCATCGCCGCGCTTCCCGGGAAGCTGAGCGGCGACGAAGCGGGGGCCGACGAGTTTTGCCAGGCGATTTTGACGACCGATCTGGTCAAAAAGACGGCCTGCGTCCGGCTTGACGTCGACGGGCGAGCGGTCACGATCGCGGGAGCGGCCAAAGGCTCCGGAATGATTCATCCGAACATGGCGACCATGCTCGGCTTCGTGACGACGGACGCCGCGATTCCGGCCTCCGCGCTTCAGGAGCTGCTGCGGGAAGTTACCGACGCGACGTTCAATATGATTACGGTCGACGGCGACACGAGCACGAACGACATGCTGGTCGCCATGGCGAGCGGGCTCGCCGGCAACCGGGAGCTGTCGCGCGGCCATGCCGACTGGGAAGCGTTCGCGGACGGGTTCCGCTATGTGTGCCAAGAGCTAGCGAAGGCGATCGCCCGCGACGGCGAAGGGGCGACGAAGCTGATCGAGACGACCGTGTCGGGCGCGCGGAGCGACGAATCGGCACGGGCGATCGCGAAGACGATTATCGGCTCGAGCCTCGTGAAATCGGCGATGTTCGGCGCCGACGCCAACTGGGGGCGGATCATCGCCGCCGTCGGACGCGCCGGCGTGCCGGTCAACGTGCATACGGTCGACATCCGGCTCGGCGACATTTCCGTGCTGGAGCAGTCGCGGCCGGTTCCGTTCGACGAAGAGGCGGCGCTGGAATATTTGAAGGGCAGCGACACGGTCGCGATTCGGGTCGAGCTGAACGACGGAAGCGGGTCGGCGGTGGCCTGGGGCTGCGATTTGACTTACGATTACGTCCGGATCAATGCCGCTTACCGGACCTGA
- the argC gene encoding N-acetyl-gamma-glutamyl-phosphate reductase produces the protein MSQTPAVRAAIVGSTGYGGVELIRLLAAHPRAAVSSVVSSSSAGSSFAEAFPHLTEIVTDKLDDVDPDLIRDKADVVFLATPHGVSAKLAPQFLAAGLKVIDLSGDFRLKDPEAYRHWYKKDAPAQAELDRAVYGMCELFGQEAAGADFVSNPGCFPTATALGLYPAVEAGWIDPDTIVIDSKTGVSGAGRGLALGSHFSEVNENFKAYKVNQHQHTPEIEMVLARAAGRPVAVTFTTHLAPMTRGIMSTMYATLTDRGRTSADFTGLYRSFYEGRKFVRVRDTGVYPATKEVYGSNYCDIGMSVDPRTGRITIISVIDNLVKGAAGQAIQNLNLIMGWDETLGLEFTPVYP, from the coding sequence ATGTCACAAACCCCTGCCGTTCGCGCCGCGATCGTCGGTTCCACCGGCTATGGCGGCGTTGAGCTGATTCGCCTGCTCGCCGCGCATCCGCGCGCGGCCGTTTCCTCGGTCGTCTCTTCGTCGAGCGCGGGATCGTCGTTCGCGGAGGCTTTTCCCCATTTAACGGAAATCGTCACGGACAAGCTGGACGACGTCGACCCCGACCTGATCCGCGACAAAGCGGATGTCGTGTTTCTCGCGACGCCGCACGGCGTAAGCGCGAAGCTGGCGCCGCAATTTCTTGCCGCCGGGCTGAAGGTGATCGACCTGTCCGGCGACTTCCGGCTGAAGGACCCGGAGGCATACCGTCACTGGTACAAAAAGGACGCCCCGGCGCAGGCCGAGCTGGATCGGGCGGTGTACGGCATGTGCGAGCTGTTCGGGCAGGAGGCGGCGGGAGCGGATTTCGTTTCCAATCCGGGCTGCTTCCCGACGGCGACGGCGCTCGGGCTGTATCCCGCGGTGGAAGCGGGTTGGATCGACCCGGACACGATCGTCATCGACTCGAAAACGGGCGTTTCCGGAGCGGGACGGGGCCTTGCCTTGGGCTCCCATTTTTCGGAAGTGAACGAAAATTTCAAGGCGTACAAGGTAAATCAGCACCAACATACGCCGGAAATCGAAATGGTGCTTGCCCGCGCGGCAGGACGGCCGGTGGCGGTCACGTTCACGACGCACCTCGCGCCGATGACGCGGGGCATTATGAGTACGATGTACGCGACGCTGACGGATCGCGGCCGCACGAGCGCGGATTTTACGGGGCTGTACCGGAGCTTCTACGAAGGACGCAAATTCGTGCGGGTGCGCGATACCGGCGTTTATCCGGCGACCAAGGAAGTATACGGCTCCAACTATTGCGACATCGGCATGTCCGTCGATCCGCGCACGGGCCGGATCACGATCATCTCGGTCATCGACAACCTGGTCAAAGGCGCGGCAGGGCAAGCGATTCAAAACTTGAATCTGATCATGGGCTGGGACGAAACGCTGGGGCTCGAATTCACCCCGGTTTACCCGTAA
- a CDS encoding alpha-amylase family glycosyl hydrolase → MPVGKLDISANGSFNGWGTASVAQSVYVSDANLPYIRIDELTPGGEYEYKLLVGGNWMDGDNLTATADAQGTLLLPFEARVAGSFDPDWNPKRQMTLTGGVFRYTTDALPEGTYEYKYMIRAAYPDGSSQDIYFNDPTSTLLASNGNNKLTVGEPDGSPIADTFEEQPGGGAKWVIAGSFQQGLGESGNWVPNGTATRLKHLAGEFYAYSAVLDAGSYEFKLTKNGSYPSGIPGDGDNLKLTLSETAKVNFYVNGETHEARISPLPEGSTATGIAIYDPALPAAEWPRLVGSPQPLFGEPEWSPGEAKQFFVDYYFNNTVYKLQRSLPAGSHEVKAVLGAEWNDDNNFGDGVNNAVFRLSDAADVTFSFDNSAAERKLTVDFAVGDGKYDGRIDTGAILFDSRSETFKKPFGAIRQGSQDLTLRIAAKRDDVQTARLELTDGAGNSANYPMRKTTTVGDLDYFEVVVPRSAFAGIGIWTYKFVLIDGATKAEYGDDALSGGAGEAVSEGAVPFNLTVYASDYKTPDWMKNAVVYQIFPDRFFDGHEANNRAKLVDGYRGVRSETGANAGTLERQPLQYFDGGTENDPAPSQVWGEWSDVPENPDRGKPENAPYYPDAASDGIWTNEFYGGDIQGIEKKLDYLKQLGVTAVYLNPVAWAASNHKYDATDYKHLDPMFGEPVYNVPGDPASGLNYEETRKKSDEAFRDFAKAAARAGIRIINDGVFNHVGDDSIYFDRYEKYPEIGAYEYWAKVWTTKAEHPGMTAEEAEERTIASFTAQINPATGQNYKYPDDFGFTTWFTIGEETIADEGSGHTRYGYEAWWGFDSLPAMDAKEPQKGDAAALDGEHEWNNVDYRHHVIGDDLDGKTDEEAAGAMQNAASQRWLWMGASGWRLDVAPDVSMGTWQKFREAVKSAAGRTDANGKPIDDPVILGEEWGVATHYLLGDQFDSVMNYRFREALQTFLLNGGNGGDNARAFHEALERIREDYPEEAWRAMLNLVDSHDTVRSLTKLDFPAWEEEKLKIAPEASDKALRLQALIAIFQMGYPGAPTVYYGDEVGVTGTKDPDSRRTFPWERIEEADGGFEAVGRYAGLYDTYRTAAAVRAENDVFSAGDLKLAYAQGDVIAYARKTDAQGALVVLNGGEEAAEIAADVTGYLPDGTVLGDRLGSGIGGAVENGRIVLTVPALTGLMMLSEGELLQVEAPSGLTARAANGSVDLSWDGVPDADGYRVYRYLIEGGEATPLGTVADTRYTDATVVNGVKYYYAVSAVRLAAGAAGESPLSETASATPAFPITAVGAPDPVANLTVGVGNAAEIGVSVTVEGLTDDPAFAGTGAPSLDVKLVVTKAGDSEAAAELAMAYKADDGGAKRYAAKFEPTEPGVYEYFARVSTDNGETHADSASASFEAYADADDTSGPAAPSLSEITVESGQATLSWTTTGEDTAGYEVYRQAAGEASFRKLATLRTALSFTDYTVANGTSYAYKIAAFDAAYNRSWSNEQSVTPQLVMVDVTMRLHLPDYTPSTDSIYIAGSLNNWNASGGKLTVPSGATDRSVVQYAFKMMAGKTIEYKYTRGTWATEALTSHSRIPNDTADSGNYAYSDTETNMKLTIRNQGGNKMVVDDYVLRWVDMPLIVTMPRISYGEDISYSTDAATFDLKANVPYGVAFTINGSPLPEGAMDDRGNVFVEDIPLEIGTNEFSLHIEPTAETLAKDWYKDQGRKSQATKTIALAIVRTGGDDGGNGGGGDGGNGGGDGGENDGGDGGGNGGGDDGGNGGGDGGENGGGDGGENGGGEDPDHGGEGPGPHPGTPPVMIVPLPDKPDDSIAKLTVETDERGNAVTVATVDGEQLAKALAGLKGGSDPLEIRLPEVKGGVRFVLPLAAAAAAPEASIRFAVADGSYVLPLSVLDPAGLAGRLGVPPEEAELAVSFGPLVGTEAERALDRVREAGLNALSAPVAYRVAAAAGGREVEIADFGFTYAERSLALEGGVDPKRASVYRIDSATGELAFVPALFAAVDGRTVASFKRPGNSVYIAAAADRSFADLAGHWAREDAETMANKGIVLGVDAERFAPGRSITRAEFAALLVRSLGLAETDGTGGFGDVRPTDWFAGAVASAAAAELASGTADGTFRPGDGITREQMAAMLAKAADFAGRPLAEDAAADEALAAFADGSHVGAWAREAVARAAGAGLLQGDGGGRLRPAEGATRAEAVVMLKRFLQAVEFIDR, encoded by the coding sequence TTGCCGGTCGGAAAGCTGGACATCTCCGCAAACGGGAGCTTTAACGGTTGGGGGACGGCAAGCGTCGCGCAAAGCGTTTATGTAAGCGATGCCAATCTGCCTTATATTCGCATAGACGAATTGACGCCCGGCGGCGAATACGAGTATAAGCTGCTCGTCGGCGGGAATTGGATGGACGGAGACAATTTGACCGCGACGGCGGATGCGCAAGGGACGCTGCTTCTTCCGTTTGAGGCGCGGGTTGCCGGAAGCTTTGATCCGGACTGGAATCCGAAGCGGCAGATGACGCTGACGGGCGGCGTCTTCCGGTATACGACCGACGCGCTGCCGGAAGGAACGTACGAATATAAATATATGATTCGCGCGGCGTACCCGGACGGTTCGTCGCAGGACATTTATTTTAACGATCCGACCAGTACGCTGCTGGCTTCGAACGGCAACAACAAGCTGACGGTCGGCGAACCGGACGGCTCGCCGATCGCCGACACGTTCGAAGAGCAGCCCGGAGGCGGGGCGAAGTGGGTCATTGCCGGCAGCTTTCAGCAGGGGTTGGGAGAGTCGGGCAACTGGGTGCCGAACGGGACGGCGACGCGTTTGAAGCATCTGGCCGGGGAGTTTTACGCTTATTCGGCCGTGCTGGATGCGGGCAGCTACGAATTCAAACTGACGAAAAACGGCAGCTATCCGTCCGGCATCCCGGGAGACGGAGACAATTTGAAGCTGACGCTGAGCGAAACGGCCAAAGTAAACTTTTACGTAAACGGAGAAACGCACGAAGCGCGGATATCGCCGCTGCCGGAAGGCTCGACGGCGACCGGCATCGCCATCTACGATCCGGCGCTGCCGGCGGCCGAATGGCCGCGACTCGTCGGCTCCCCGCAGCCCCTGTTCGGAGAACCGGAGTGGTCGCCAGGGGAGGCGAAGCAATTTTTCGTCGATTATTACTTCAACAACACCGTCTACAAGCTCCAGCGGTCTCTCCCGGCGGGTTCTCACGAAGTGAAAGCGGTGCTGGGCGCCGAATGGAACGACGACAACAACTTCGGAGACGGAGTAAACAATGCCGTATTCAGGCTTTCCGACGCCGCGGACGTCACGTTCTCCTTCGACAATTCGGCGGCCGAACGGAAATTGACGGTCGACTTCGCGGTCGGCGACGGCAAGTACGACGGGCGGATCGATACGGGAGCGATCTTGTTCGACAGCCGATCGGAAACGTTTAAAAAGCCGTTCGGCGCGATCCGGCAAGGAAGCCAGGATTTGACGCTGCGCATTGCGGCCAAGAGGGACGACGTGCAGACGGCGCGGCTCGAACTTACGGACGGAGCGGGAAATTCGGCCAACTACCCGATGCGAAAAACGACAACGGTCGGCGATCTCGATTATTTCGAAGTCGTCGTTCCGCGAAGCGCGTTCGCCGGCATCGGCATTTGGACCTACAAGTTCGTGCTGATCGACGGGGCGACCAAGGCGGAGTACGGCGATGACGCCCTGAGCGGCGGAGCGGGAGAAGCGGTGTCCGAGGGCGCGGTGCCGTTTAACCTGACCGTTTACGCATCCGACTACAAAACGCCGGATTGGATGAAAAACGCCGTCGTCTATCAGATTTTTCCGGATCGTTTCTTCGACGGCCACGAAGCCAACAATCGCGCCAAGCTGGTCGACGGCTATCGCGGCGTCCGCTCGGAAACCGGGGCAAACGCCGGAACCCTCGAAAGACAGCCGCTGCAATATTTCGACGGGGGCACGGAAAACGATCCGGCTCCGTCCCAGGTGTGGGGCGAATGGAGCGACGTGCCGGAAAATCCGGATCGCGGCAAGCCCGAGAACGCTCCGTACTACCCGGATGCCGCATCGGACGGCATCTGGACGAACGAATTTTACGGCGGCGACATTCAAGGCATCGAAAAGAAGCTGGACTATTTGAAGCAGCTCGGCGTGACGGCGGTTTACCTGAATCCGGTCGCCTGGGCGGCTTCCAACCATAAATACGATGCGACCGATTACAAGCACCTCGACCCGATGTTCGGGGAGCCGGTCTACAACGTGCCGGGCGATCCGGCATCCGGCTTGAATTATGAGGAAACGCGCAAAAAATCGGACGAAGCGTTCCGAGATTTCGCCAAGGCCGCGGCCCGGGCGGGCATCCGGATCATCAACGACGGCGTGTTCAACCATGTTGGCGACGATTCGATTTATTTTGACCGCTATGAAAAATACCCCGAAATCGGCGCTTACGAATACTGGGCGAAAGTCTGGACAACGAAAGCGGAGCATCCGGGCATGACCGCGGAGGAAGCGGAGGAGCGGACGATCGCCTCGTTTACGGCGCAAATCAACCCAGCTACCGGACAAAACTACAAGTACCCCGACGACTTCGGGTTTACGACGTGGTTTACAATCGGCGAGGAGACGATCGCGGACGAGGGTTCGGGCCATACGCGCTACGGCTATGAAGCCTGGTGGGGGTTCGACTCGCTGCCCGCGATGGACGCGAAAGAGCCGCAGAAAGGCGACGCGGCGGCGCTGGACGGCGAGCACGAATGGAACAACGTCGATTACCGCCATCATGTGATCGGAGACGATCTGGACGGCAAGACGGACGAAGAAGCGGCGGGGGCGATGCAAAATGCGGCGTCCCAACGCTGGCTCTGGATGGGGGCGAGCGGCTGGCGGCTCGACGTCGCGCCGGACGTGTCCATGGGAACCTGGCAAAAATTCCGCGAGGCGGTCAAATCCGCGGCGGGCCGCACGGACGCGAACGGAAAGCCGATCGACGATCCGGTCATCCTCGGCGAGGAATGGGGCGTGGCGACGCACTATTTGCTCGGCGATCAGTTCGACTCGGTCATGAATTACCGGTTCCGCGAGGCGCTGCAGACATTTTTGCTCAACGGCGGCAACGGCGGGGACAACGCGCGGGCGTTTCACGAGGCGCTCGAGCGGATCCGCGAGGATTACCCGGAGGAAGCGTGGCGGGCGATGCTGAACCTCGTCGATTCCCATGATACGGTTCGGTCGCTGACGAAGCTGGACTTTCCGGCCTGGGAGGAGGAAAAGCTTAAAATCGCCCCGGAGGCGAGCGACAAGGCGCTCAGGCTGCAGGCGCTGATCGCGATTTTCCAAATGGGGTATCCGGGGGCTCCGACCGTTTATTACGGAGACGAAGTCGGCGTCACCGGCACGAAGGACCCCGATTCGCGCCGGACGTTCCCCTGGGAGCGGATCGAGGAGGCCGACGGCGGCTTCGAGGCAGTCGGACGGTATGCCGGGCTGTATGATACGTATCGGACGGCGGCGGCCGTCCGGGCCGAGAACGACGTCTTTTCGGCGGGGGATCTGAAGCTGGCCTACGCGCAGGGCGACGTCATTGCGTACGCCCGCAAAACTGACGCGCAGGGCGCGCTCGTCGTCCTCAACGGCGGCGAGGAGGCGGCCGAAATCGCGGCCGACGTTACCGGCTATTTGCCGGACGGCACCGTGCTCGGCGACCGGCTCGGCAGCGGCATCGGCGGCGCGGTCGAAAACGGGCGAATCGTCCTGACCGTTCCGGCGCTTACGGGGCTGATGATGCTGTCGGAGGGAGAGCTCCTGCAAGTGGAGGCTCCGTCCGGTTTGACGGCCCGGGCGGCAAACGGCAGCGTGGACTTAAGCTGGGACGGGGTGCCGGATGCGGACGGATACCGCGTTTACCGCTACTTGATCGAGGGCGGAGAAGCGACGCCGCTCGGCACGGTTGCCGATACGCGGTACACGGACGCTACGGTCGTCAACGGCGTGAAATATTACTATGCGGTATCGGCGGTTCGCCTGGCGGCGGGAGCGGCCGGAGAAAGCCCGCTTTCGGAGACGGCGTCCGCGACGCCGGCGTTCCCGATCACGGCGGTCGGAGCGCCGGACCCGGTCGCAAATCTGACCGTCGGCGTCGGCAACGCGGCGGAAATCGGCGTATCGGTGACGGTAGAGGGCTTGACGGACGATCCCGCGTTCGCCGGAACCGGAGCGCCGTCTCTCGACGTGAAGCTCGTCGTAACCAAAGCCGGCGATTCCGAAGCGGCGGCGGAGCTGGCGATGGCGTACAAGGCGGACGACGGCGGGGCGAAGCGGTACGCGGCAAAGTTCGAGCCGACCGAACCGGGCGTCTACGAATATTTCGCGCGGGTGTCGACGGACAACGGGGAGACGCACGCGGATTCGGCATCGGCTTCGTTCGAGGCTTATGCGGACGCGGACGATACGTCCGGCCCGGCCGCGCCTTCCTTAAGCGAAATTACGGTCGAATCCGGGCAGGCAACGCTGAGCTGGACGACGACGGGCGAGGATACGGCAGGCTACGAAGTGTACCGCCAGGCGGCGGGCGAAGCCTCGTTCCGCAAGCTGGCCACGCTGCGGACGGCTCTTTCCTTCACCGATTACACGGTCGCCAACGGCACGTCCTATGCGTATAAAATCGCGGCGTTCGATGCGGCCTACAACCGCAGCTGGTCGAACGAGCAAAGCGTGACGCCGCAGCTCGTCATGGTCGACGTCACGATGCGGCTGCATTTGCCGGATTACACGCCGTCGACGGATTCGATCTATATCGCCGGCAGCTTGAACAACTGGAACGCAAGCGGCGGCAAGCTTACGGTCCCGAGCGGCGCGACCGACCGGAGCGTCGTGCAGTACGCGTTTAAAATGATGGCCGGAAAAACGATCGAATACAAGTACACCCGCGGCACGTGGGCGACCGAAGCGCTGACGAGCCATAGCCGGATTCCGAACGACACGGCGGATAGCGGCAATTACGCCTACAGCGACACGGAAACGAACATGAAGCTGACGATTCGCAATCAGGGCGGCAACAAAATGGTCGTCGACGACTACGTGCTCCGCTGGGTCGACATGCCGCTGATCGTCACGATGCCGCGCATTTCCTACGGCGAGGATATCTCTTATTCGACTGACGCCGCGACGTTCGATCTGAAGGCGAACGTACCGTACGGCGTCGCGTTCACGATCAACGGGAGCCCGCTGCCGGAAGGCGCGATGGACGACCGGGGCAACGTTTTCGTCGAGGATATTCCGCTGGAAATCGGAACGAACGAGTTTTCCCTGCATATCGAGCCGACGGCGGAAACGCTGGCGAAGGACTGGTATAAAGACCAGGGCCGCAAAAGCCAGGCGACAAAGACGATTGCGCTCGCGATCGTCCGAACCGGCGGCGATGACGGCGGAAACGGCGGCGGAGGGGACGGCGGAAACGGCGGAGGCGACGGCGGCGAAAACGACGGAGGGGACGGCGGTGGAAACGGCGGCGGCGATGACGGCGGAAACGGAGGAGGCGACGGCGGTGAAAACGGCGGAGGCGACGGCGGTGAAAACGGCGGAGGCGAAGACCCCGATCATGGCGGCGAGGGCCCCGGTCCCCATCCCGGCACGCCCCCCGTCATGATCGTGCCGCTCCCCGATAAGCCCGACGATTCCATCGCGAAGCTTACCGTCGAAACGGATGAGCGGGGGAACGCCGTCACCGTCGCGACGGTTGACGGCGAACAGCTGGCGAAGGCACTGGCCGGGTTGAAGGGCGGCAGCGATCCGCTTGAAATTCGCCTGCCGGAAGTCAAAGGCGGCGTCCGGTTCGTGCTGCCGCTGGCCGCGGCGGCAGCGGCGCCGGAAGCGTCGATCCGCTTTGCGGTCGCGGACGGCAGCTATGTCCTTCCGCTGTCCGTGCTCGATCCGGCCGGTCTTGCCGGACGTCTCGGCGTCCCGCCGGAAGAAGCCGAGCTTGCGGTGAGCTTCGGTCCGCTCGTCGGGACGGAAGCGGAACGCGCGCTGGATCGGGTCCGCGAGGCCGGCTTGAACGCCCTGTCCGCTCCGGTCGCTTATCGGGTAGCCGCCGCGGCGGGCGGCCGCGAAGTCGAGATTGCGGACTTCGGCTTCACGTATGCGGAGCGCAGCCTGGCGCTGGAGGGCGGCGTCGATCCGAAACGAGCCTCCGTGTACCGGATCGATTCGGCGACCGGCGAATTGGCGTTCGTTCCGGCCTTGTTCGCCGCCGTCGACGGCCGGACGGTCGCCTCGTTCAAGCGGCCGGGCAACAGCGTCTACATCGCGGCGGCGGCGGACCGGTCGTTCGCGGATCTTGCCGGCCACTGGGCGCGAGAGGACGCGGAGACGATGGCGAACAAAGGCATCGTCCTGGGCGTGGACGCGGAGCGATTCGCTCCCGGGCGGAGCATCACCCGCGCGGAATTCGCGGCGCTGCTCGTCCGTTCGCTCGGCCTGGCCGAAACGGACGGAACCGGCGGCTTCGGCGACGTCCGGCCGACGGACTGGTTCGCGGGCGCCGTCGCCTCCGCCGCCGCGGCGGAACTGGCGAGCGGAACGGCCGACGGGACGTTCCGTCCGGGCGACGGCATCACGCGCGAGCAGATGGCCGCGATGCTCGCCAAGGCGGCCGACTTCGCCGGCCGGCCGCTGGCGGAGGATGCGGCGGCGGACGAAGCGCTCGCCGCGTTTGCCGACGGCTCGCACGTCGGCGCCTGGGCGAGGGAGGCGGTCGCCCGCGCGGCCGGCGCCGGCCTCCTGCAGGGCGATGGCGGCGGCAGGCTTCGCCCGGCGGAAGGCGCCACGCGCGCGGAAGCGGTCGTTATGCTGAAGCGATTCCTGCAGGCCGTCGAATTTATCGATAGGTAA